CAACCTGCTCAAGGGTGAGCATTCCGACCAGGTTTCCCGTGGCATGGACAACTGGACGATGCGCCAGCCCCTGGGCGTTGTGGCCGGTGTCACGCCGTTCAACTTCCCGGTGATGGTGCCGATGTGGATGTACCCGATCGCCATCGCGGCGGGCAACACCTTCATCCTCAAGCCAAGCCCGACCGACCCAAGCGCCTCGCTGTTCATGGCCGAACTACTGCGTGAAGCCGGCCTGCCCAAAGGCGTGTTCAACGTGGTTCAGGGCGACAAGGAGTCGGTGGATGCGCTGATCGAACACCCGGACGTCAAGGCCGTGAGCTTTGTCGGCTCCACGCCGATTGCCCAATACATCTACGAAACCGGCGCCCGCAACGGCAAACGCGTGCAAGGTTTGGGCGGCGCAAAAAACCACATGGTGGTGATGCCCGACGCCGATATCGAAAAAACCGTCGACGCCCTGATGGGCGCCGCCTACGGTAGTGCTGGCGAGCGCTGCATGGCGATTTCCGTCGCCGTGCTGGTAGGCGATGTGGGCGATAAAGTCATCGCCGCCCTGACCGAACGCGCCAAGCAACTGCGCATCACCGACGGCCGTGATTTGAAAGCCGAGATGGGCCCGATTGTGTCCCGCGCAGCGTTGGAGCGTATCAGCGGCTACATCGAGCAAGGCGTACAGGCCGGTGCCCAATTACTGCTGGATGGGCGTGACTACGTGCCCACCGAAGCGGGCCTGGAAAACGGCTTCTGGCTGGGCGCGACGCTGTTCGACCATGTGACCCAAGAAATGAGCATCTACCGCGAAGAAATCTTTGGTCCGGTGCTGGCCTGTGTGCGTGTGAATGACTTTGCCGAGGCGATCAAGCTGGTCAACGATCACGAGTTCGGCAACGGCGTCAGCTGCTTCACCCGTGACGGCAACATCGCCCGTGAATTTGCGCGGCGGATTGAGGTGGGCATGGTGGGCATCAACGTGCCAATCCCGGTGCCGATGGCCTGGCATGGCTTCGGTGGCTGGAAGAAGAGCCTGTTTGGCGACATGCACGCGTATGGCACCGAAGGCGTGCGCTTCTACACCAAGCAGAAGTC
The genomic region above belongs to Pseudomonas azotoformans and contains:
- a CDS encoding CoA-acylating methylmalonate-semialdehyde dehydrogenase; protein product: MTTTIEHYINDQRVSRDDRYQDVFNPATGEKTGRVALASRQTVSEAVAAAQAAFAGWADTPPIRRARVLFEYLHLLRERKDDLARIIVAEHGKVFTDAQGEVDRGIDILEFACGIPNLLKGEHSDQVSRGMDNWTMRQPLGVVAGVTPFNFPVMVPMWMYPIAIAAGNTFILKPSPTDPSASLFMAELLREAGLPKGVFNVVQGDKESVDALIEHPDVKAVSFVGSTPIAQYIYETGARNGKRVQGLGGAKNHMVVMPDADIEKTVDALMGAAYGSAGERCMAISVAVLVGDVGDKVIAALTERAKQLRITDGRDLKAEMGPIVSRAALERISGYIEQGVQAGAQLLLDGRDYVPTEAGLENGFWLGATLFDHVTQEMSIYREEIFGPVLACVRVNDFAEAIKLVNDHEFGNGVSCFTRDGNIAREFARRIEVGMVGINVPIPVPMAWHGFGGWKKSLFGDMHAYGTEGVRFYTKQKSIMQRWSESIEQGAEFAMPVSK